Proteins co-encoded in one Caloenas nicobarica isolate bCalNic1 chromosome 19, bCalNic1.hap1, whole genome shotgun sequence genomic window:
- the RGS3 gene encoding regulator of G-protein signaling 3 isoform X2 codes for MPFFRDLSKPQPLEFHAEMLLGMQRPHTGSLQRRHTMKEAKDMKNRLGIFRRRNESPGANPSGKLDKVLKSLKPTPEEALKWGDSLEKLLLHKYGLAAFRAFLRTEFSEENLEFWLACEEFKKIKSQSKMVSKAKKIFAEYIAIQSCKEVNLDSYTREHTKENLQNISRSCFDLAQKRIYGLMEKDSYPRFLRSDLYLDIINQKKGSSPL; via the exons ATGCCCTTTTTCCGCGACCTTTCCAAGCCCCAGCCGCTGGAGTTCCACGCCGAGATGCTGCTGGGCATGCAGAGGCCCCACACCGGCAGCCTGCAGCGCCGGCACACCATGAAGGA AGCCAAAGACATGAAGAACCGGTTGGGGATTTTTCGGCGGCGAAACGAGTCCCCGGGGGCCAACCCCTCCGGCAAGCTGGACAAAGTGCTCAAGTCGCTCAA GCCCACACCGGAGGAAGCTCTCAAGTGGGGTGACtctctggagaagctgctgctgcacaaaT atGGACTCGCTGCCTTCAGGGCCTTCCTGCGCACTGAGTTCAGCGAGGAGAACCTGGAGTTCTGGCTGGCCTGCGAGGAGTTCAAGAAGATCAAATCCCAGTCCAAGATGGTCTCCAAAGCCAAGAAAATCTTCGCCGAGTACATTGCCATCCAGTCCTGCAAGGAG gtcaACCTGGACTCCTACACGCGGGAGCACACCAAGGAGAACCTGCAGAACATCAGCCGCAGCTGCTTCGACCTCGCGCAGAAGAGGATTTACGGGCTCATGGAGAAGGACTCGTACCCCCGCTTCCTGCGCTCTGACTTGTACTTAGACATAAttaatcagaagaaaggcagcTCCCCGCTGTAG